From a single Dendropsophus ebraccatus isolate aDenEbr1 chromosome 8, aDenEbr1.pat, whole genome shotgun sequence genomic region:
- the LOC138798581 gene encoding intelectin-1-like isoform X1: MVFSRNWLGKMLVHSFLIIFLALAGGNCMTCEKSSIAELKRNIQNLMECYDNNTSNSGYPNGTSEYKSCKEIKNSNKYARDGIYSLTTENGLKYQTYCDMTTNGGGWTLVASVHENNMNGKCTVGDRWSSQEGNNINNPKGDDNWANYATFGLPEGATSDDYKNPGYYGIFAKDLGLWHVPNKTPLSKWRNTAILRYRTSNGFFSQEGGNLFHLYNKYPVVYDAGSCPKDNGPAFPVVYDFGSAEKTKSYYSPNGPQEFTAGYVQFRPINTERASLALCAGVKVTGCNAEHHCIGGGGYFPEANPKQCGDFAAFDWNGYGKNASWSASKEMTEAAILLFYR, encoded by the exons ATGGTTTTCTCAAG AAACTGGCTTGGGAAAATGTTGGTACACAGCTTCCTTATCATCTTTCTGGCACTTGCTGGAGGGAATTGTATGACATGtg AGAAGTCTTCTATTGCTGAGTTGAAAAGAAACATTCAAAACCTAATGGAATGCTATGATAACAATACATCAAATTCTGGATATCCTAATGGTACATCAGAGTACAAAAGCTGCAAAGAAATCAAGAACTCAAATAAATATGCCAGAG ATGGAATATACTCGCTGACCACAGAGAATGGACTTAAGTATCAGACCTACTGTGACATGACAACCAATGGTGGAGGTTGGACCTTGGTGGCCAGTGTCCATGAAAACAACATGAATGGTAAATGTACAGTGGGAGATCGCTGGTCCAGTCAGGAAGGAAACAACATCAATAACCCAAAAGGAGATGACAACTGGGCTAACTACGCTACATTCGGCCTACCTGAGGGAGCTACCAGTGATGATTATAAG AATCCAGGATATTATGGTATTTTTGCAAAGGACTTGGGGTTATGGCACGTTCCCAACAAGACCCCCTTGTCTAAGTGGAGAAATACTGCTATCCTGAGATACCGCACAAGCAACGGCTTCTTTTCTCAAGAAGGTGGTAACCTGTTTCACCTATATAAT AAATATCCAGTGGTGTACGATGCTGGAAGCTGCCCCAAAGATAATGGACCCGCTTTTCCTGTTGTGTATGACTTTGGCAGTGCTGAGAAGACCAAATCATATTACTCACCAAATGGACCAC AAGAGTTCACTGCTGGCTATGTCCAGTTCCGGCCTATTAATACAGAAAGAGCTTCCCTGGCTCTATGTGCAGGTGTGAAGGTGACAGGATGCAATGCAGAACAT CATTGTATTGGAGGAGGAGGCTATTTCCCAGAAGCAAACCCGAAACAGTGTGGAGACTTTGCAGCTTTTGATTGGAATGGTTAtggaaaaaatgcaagttggAGTGCCAGCAAGGAGATGACTGAAGCAGCCATCCTCCTCTTTTACCGTTAA
- the LOC138798581 gene encoding intelectin-1-like isoform X2 — protein sequence MLVHSFLIIFLALAGGNCMTCEKSSIAELKRNIQNLMECYDNNTSNSGYPNGTSEYKSCKEIKNSNKYARDGIYSLTTENGLKYQTYCDMTTNGGGWTLVASVHENNMNGKCTVGDRWSSQEGNNINNPKGDDNWANYATFGLPEGATSDDYKNPGYYGIFAKDLGLWHVPNKTPLSKWRNTAILRYRTSNGFFSQEGGNLFHLYNKYPVVYDAGSCPKDNGPAFPVVYDFGSAEKTKSYYSPNGPQEFTAGYVQFRPINTERASLALCAGVKVTGCNAEHHCIGGGGYFPEANPKQCGDFAAFDWNGYGKNASWSASKEMTEAAILLFYR from the exons ATGTTGGTACACAGCTTCCTTATCATCTTTCTGGCACTTGCTGGAGGGAATTGTATGACATGtg AGAAGTCTTCTATTGCTGAGTTGAAAAGAAACATTCAAAACCTAATGGAATGCTATGATAACAATACATCAAATTCTGGATATCCTAATGGTACATCAGAGTACAAAAGCTGCAAAGAAATCAAGAACTCAAATAAATATGCCAGAG ATGGAATATACTCGCTGACCACAGAGAATGGACTTAAGTATCAGACCTACTGTGACATGACAACCAATGGTGGAGGTTGGACCTTGGTGGCCAGTGTCCATGAAAACAACATGAATGGTAAATGTACAGTGGGAGATCGCTGGTCCAGTCAGGAAGGAAACAACATCAATAACCCAAAAGGAGATGACAACTGGGCTAACTACGCTACATTCGGCCTACCTGAGGGAGCTACCAGTGATGATTATAAG AATCCAGGATATTATGGTATTTTTGCAAAGGACTTGGGGTTATGGCACGTTCCCAACAAGACCCCCTTGTCTAAGTGGAGAAATACTGCTATCCTGAGATACCGCACAAGCAACGGCTTCTTTTCTCAAGAAGGTGGTAACCTGTTTCACCTATATAAT AAATATCCAGTGGTGTACGATGCTGGAAGCTGCCCCAAAGATAATGGACCCGCTTTTCCTGTTGTGTATGACTTTGGCAGTGCTGAGAAGACCAAATCATATTACTCACCAAATGGACCAC AAGAGTTCACTGCTGGCTATGTCCAGTTCCGGCCTATTAATACAGAAAGAGCTTCCCTGGCTCTATGTGCAGGTGTGAAGGTGACAGGATGCAATGCAGAACAT CATTGTATTGGAGGAGGAGGCTATTTCCCAGAAGCAAACCCGAAACAGTGTGGAGACTTTGCAGCTTTTGATTGGAATGGTTAtggaaaaaatgcaagttggAGTGCCAGCAAGGAGATGACTGAAGCAGCCATCCTCCTCTTTTACCGTTAA